The proteins below come from a single Deltaproteobacteria bacterium genomic window:
- a CDS encoding thioredoxin domain-containing protein, whose translation MPASNRANRAPAFALATVVLALAGVAVSAEIYALHRQLASDVTFGSFCNINSVVNCDVVLTSTYATLLGVPVAVWGGLYYLSLAAVAMVAGRGTRVGASGAAVRTGRHAAHMAFILACCGLLFSAYMAVLALFVIGAVCLMCSALYVVAVGTVVSTWKLRTASIDVRVEPARQRQRQRQERWLAFAAATAVALVVGVVVWKAVAPGAEGLDSGAIAQSQPEFYKWYQAQPVVHISADEGQDLGPANAPVTIVAYSDFECGHCAVLAQSLHETLPRYHGLVRVVFHHFPLDHACNPSIPNEFHRSACQAAIAAECAAAQQHFWPYHDLLFANQQHLGDANLLTYAAQAGLDRQQFETCMKDPATRERVVRDIRSGTAAGVESTPTWFINGRLIKGALPPQLMAYAVGLARAAVQTSAASP comes from the coding sequence ATGCCAGCATCGAATCGCGCGAATCGCGCGCCGGCTTTTGCGCTCGCCACGGTAGTGCTGGCGTTGGCAGGCGTTGCGGTCAGCGCCGAGATCTACGCGCTGCACCGTCAACTGGCGAGCGACGTGACCTTCGGCAGCTTTTGCAACATCAATTCCGTGGTGAACTGCGATGTCGTGCTTACCAGCACCTACGCCACGTTGCTCGGTGTACCGGTGGCGGTGTGGGGTGGCTTGTACTATCTGAGCCTCGCCGCGGTGGCGATGGTGGCCGGGCGCGGCACGCGGGTGGGGGCGAGCGGGGCCGCGGTGCGCACGGGTCGGCACGCGGCCCACATGGCTTTTATCTTGGCGTGCTGCGGGTTGCTGTTTTCCGCATACATGGCCGTGCTGGCGCTGTTCGTCATTGGGGCGGTCTGCTTGATGTGCAGCGCGCTGTACGTGGTGGCGGTGGGCACGGTGGTCTCGACGTGGAAGCTCCGCACGGCGAGTATCGACGTGCGGGTCGAGCCTGCGCGTCAGCGGCAACGGCAGCGACAGGAGCGCTGGCTGGCGTTTGCCGCAGCCACCGCCGTGGCCTTGGTCGTCGGCGTGGTCGTATGGAAGGCCGTCGCTCCCGGAGCCGAAGGGTTGGACTCGGGCGCGATCGCCCAGAGTCAGCCGGAATTTTACAAGTGGTATCAGGCGCAGCCGGTCGTGCACATCTCCGCGGATGAGGGCCAGGATCTCGGGCCGGCGAATGCGCCGGTCACCATCGTGGCTTACTCGGACTTCGAGTGTGGCCATTGCGCCGTGCTGGCGCAGAGTCTGCACGAGACCTTGCCGCGGTATCATGGGCTGGTGCGGGTGGTGTTTCACCACTTTCCGCTCGACCACGCGTGCAATCCGAGTATTCCGAACGAATTCCACCGCAGTGCCTGCCAAGCCGCTATTGCCGCCGAGTGCGCGGCGGCGCAGCAACATTTCTGGCCGTATCACGATCTTCTGTTCGCCAACCAGCAGCATCTCGGCGACGCCAACCTGCTGACGTATGCGGCGCAAGCCGGCCTCGACCGGCAGCAATTCGAAACCTGCATGAAAGATCCCGCCACCCGTGAGCGCGTGGTGCGGGACATTCGCTCAGGCACGGCGGCGGGCGTCGAGTCGACGCCGACGTGGTTCATCAATGGCCGGCTGATCAAGGGCGCGCTGCCGCCGCAGCTGATGGCGTATGCCGTCGGATTGGCGCGCGCGGCCGTGCAAACCAGCGCGGCGTCGCCGTAA
- a CDS encoding class I SAM-dependent methyltransferase, with product MTDEHDFWDAGGIYRPPTHPVVELFARQRTAYLSARGLLGDVRSLLDVGAGSGFSSSYYPAAIRVAACDYAPGMLVSNPVRDRLVCSAYALPFSDSQFDAVSCWELLHHLDEPTTAIREMLRVARRRVIIFEPNRVNPGHIWLGLTRKNERRCLRFSPRYLRRLVEPTGGRITQHIRCGLLFPNITPLPVARWLARAPFRVPLIAISQLLILEK from the coding sequence ATGACCGACGAGCACGACTTTTGGGATGCCGGCGGGATCTACCGCCCGCCCACGCATCCGGTGGTCGAGTTGTTCGCCCGCCAGCGTACGGCCTACTTGAGCGCTCGCGGACTGCTCGGCGACGTGCGGTCGCTGCTCGATGTCGGGGCCGGCAGCGGCTTTTCGAGTTCCTACTATCCCGCAGCGATTCGCGTCGCCGCCTGCGACTACGCCCCGGGGATGCTCGTCAGTAACCCGGTGCGTGATCGGTTGGTCTGTTCCGCGTATGCGCTGCCGTTCAGCGATAGTCAGTTTGACGCCGTCTCCTGTTGGGAGCTGCTCCATCACCTCGACGAGCCGACCACCGCGATACGCGAGATGCTGCGGGTGGCGCGGCGGCGCGTGATCATCTTCGAGCCCAACCGCGTCAATCCCGGCCACATCTGGCTTGGGCTTACCCGCAAGAACGAACGTCGCTGCCTGCGCTTCTCGCCGCGCTACCTGCGCCGACTCGTCGAGCCGACGGGCGGGCGCATCACGCAGCACATCCGCTGCGGCCTGCTCTTCCCGAACATCACACCGCTACCCGTGGCGCGCTGGTTGGCGCGCGCGCCCTTTCGCGTTCCGCTGATCGCGATCTCGCAATTGTTGATTCTTGAAAAATGA
- a CDS encoding class I SAM-dependent methyltransferase: MTDAACPLCGGRDSRAWFRKSGHVVCRCAACGLAFAAGDWPTRQAQTFYGADYFAGHNAAGYTNYAGLERALRVTAEGRLRRLPRGGRLLDLGCGPGVFADAARSRFRVCGSDVSAAGCATARARGLDVTVNDATALPFADASFDVVTMWDTVEHLAAPRAALQEVSRVLRAGGVLTLSTGDIASWCARLSGRHWHLYTLPEHRTFFSLATLDPLLAGAGLQRRNVTHGGAYYSVAYLLERLAKSLGVSTRRVDSLLRHPWLNRLTLYVNLFDIITVEAVKAPT, encoded by the coding sequence GTGACTGACGCTGCGTGTCCGTTGTGCGGCGGCCGCGACTCGCGTGCGTGGTTCCGCAAGTCGGGGCACGTCGTCTGTCGTTGCGCCGCCTGCGGCCTCGCCTTTGCGGCCGGCGATTGGCCGACGCGTCAGGCACAAACATTTTACGGTGCGGACTATTTCGCCGGCCACAACGCCGCCGGCTACACCAACTATGCGGGCCTCGAACGCGCCTTGCGCGTCACCGCCGAGGGCCGACTGCGTCGACTACCCCGCGGCGGGCGATTGCTCGACCTCGGCTGCGGTCCGGGTGTGTTCGCCGACGCCGCGCGTAGCCGGTTCCGCGTCTGCGGCAGCGATGTATCCGCCGCCGGCTGCGCCACGGCGCGAGCGCGCGGGCTCGACGTGACGGTGAATGATGCGACCGCCCTGCCCTTCGCCGATGCCAGCTTCGATGTCGTCACGATGTGGGACACGGTCGAGCACCTCGCGGCGCCGCGCGCGGCGCTGCAGGAGGTGAGTCGGGTGCTGCGCGCCGGCGGGGTGTTGACACTCAGCACCGGCGACATCGCCAGTTGGTGTGCGCGCCTGAGCGGCCGCCACTGGCACCTGTATACGCTGCCGGAGCATCGGACGTTTTTCTCGCTCGCCACCCTCGATCCGTTGCTCGCCGGGGCCGGCTTGCAGCGCCGCAACGTCACTCATGGCGGGGCGTACTACAGCGTGGCCTATCTGCTCGAGCGTCTGGCAAAGTCGCTCGGCGTCAGTACGCGACGAGTGGATTCGCTGTTGCGGCATCCGTGGCTCAATCGGCTCACGCTGTACGTGAACTTGTTCGACATCATCACGGTGGAAGCGGTGAAGGCGCCAACATGA
- a CDS encoding glycosyltransferase, with translation MSRKNPLPTVVRADPTASVQQTIDSPFFGLLGEIVPMHDFELSVVIPIHNEAPLLRRAVTDLLAQLQPLGYSTELILVENGSTDGTAAVGRQLAREASAVRVIEQPEPNYGHALRAGMAAARGRVIVNFDLDYWDVPFLLDGYALVQHRFDIVIGSKNLRLSSDRRSLVRRLVSRVFSFVLRLVFGLRVSDTHGIKVWRHTATLDQLLQAVCFDHHLFDTELIIRGQRAGLRIVELPVEVSETRRPPWGILRRIPRAVIDIVRLRLLLWRRSDTGDVARD, from the coding sequence ATGTCAAGAAAAAACCCGTTGCCCACGGTTGTGCGTGCCGACCCGACCGCGTCGGTGCAACAGACGATAGACAGTCCGTTCTTCGGTTTGTTAGGAGAGATCGTCCCCATGCACGACTTCGAGCTATCGGTGGTGATCCCGATTCACAATGAAGCGCCATTGCTGCGCCGCGCGGTCACCGACTTACTGGCGCAGTTGCAACCCTTGGGCTACTCCACGGAATTGATCCTGGTGGAGAACGGAAGCACCGATGGCACGGCGGCGGTCGGCCGGCAATTGGCTCGCGAGGCGTCCGCGGTCCGCGTCATCGAACAACCGGAGCCAAACTATGGCCACGCGCTGCGGGCCGGGATGGCGGCGGCCCGCGGACGCGTGATCGTGAATTTCGATCTCGACTATTGGGACGTACCGTTTCTGCTCGACGGCTACGCGCTGGTGCAGCACCGTTTCGACATCGTCATCGGCTCGAAGAACCTGCGGCTGTCTTCGGATCGCCGCAGCCTGGTGCGACGGCTGGTGTCACGGGTCTTCAGTTTCGTCCTCCGCCTGGTGTTCGGGCTGCGGGTCAGCGATACCCACGGCATCAAGGTCTGGCGGCACACGGCCACGCTCGACCAACTGTTGCAAGCGGTGTGCTTCGATCACCATCTCTTCGACACCGAGTTGATCATTCGCGGCCAGCGCGCCGGACTCCGGATCGTCGAGTTACCGGTGGAGGTCAGCGAAACCCGGCGCCCGCCCTGGGGCATTCTGCGCCGCATCCCGCGCGCGGTCATCGACATTGTGCGCTTGCGGCTCCTGCTGTGGCGCCGGTCCGACACCGGCGATGTTGCCCGTGACTGA
- a CDS encoding VCBS repeat-containing protein, with protein MRTFARTIALIIVAALLSAPLLAHRALATPPPIVFGPRRSYVVSGAPIATIGLSADHFNDDAALDLLTISGDESGTNTLNFFFGRGDGSFSTQAPLAPPDLQLGDSGGVIEITALAAAPLAPGDALADVVLVGTGLSGVNIFPLAQVYESPAFTLRANFPARATCGDAHTPPQPCSYDSLLLTDFGGAVGGPDDRLDLIAGDSITGYLSLYKQTSTGRLLLLPAFLATGSTPSDPGAAEPVAIEAGRFDADALPDLAVALAGEDAIGIHLNNGNPTQLPFGNGIQFPTGPGPINLRAADFDGDGKLDIVVLTSDGLVCLHRNTSTVAGSVSFAPVTCLPMVNDPVSLGGGNGPALTLGDFNHDGLVDIAALDAPPNQPGHVAVRLGNGDGTFSPVVLSPALANDPNALAAGDLNSDGFSDLAVVDTDPVTGGASLSVILTNGIAPAFTPTPTPTTTGTPTRTGTPTRTPTPTRTPTRTGTPTKTGTPTKTGTATRTVPTATPTATRTPTPTNTPSATPRPARGDANCDGLVNANDLPILLDRLFDPRVAPQCDGADANDDGSFTAPDVSKLLELLSGP; from the coding sequence ATGCGCACTTTCGCGCGCACCATCGCGCTGATCATTGTTGCCGCACTTCTGAGCGCACCTCTGCTCGCTCATCGCGCACTCGCCACGCCGCCACCCATCGTGTTCGGACCGCGACGCAGCTACGTCGTCAGCGGCGCACCGATCGCCACGATCGGCTTGAGCGCCGACCACTTCAACGACGACGCGGCGCTCGATCTGCTCACCATCAGTGGCGACGAGAGCGGCACGAACACGCTGAATTTCTTTTTCGGACGCGGCGATGGCTCCTTCAGCACGCAAGCTCCGCTGGCGCCACCCGACTTGCAGCTCGGCGACAGTGGCGGCGTGATCGAGATCACGGCACTGGCCGCTGCGCCACTCGCGCCCGGCGATGCGCTCGCCGACGTCGTACTCGTTGGCACGGGTTTGAGTGGCGTGAACATCTTTCCACTCGCGCAAGTGTACGAGAGCCCGGCGTTCACCCTGCGCGCAAACTTTCCCGCGCGCGCCACCTGTGGGGACGCCCACACACCGCCGCAACCGTGTTCCTACGACTCGCTCTTGCTCACCGACTTCGGTGGTGCGGTCGGCGGTCCCGACGACAGACTCGATCTCATCGCCGGCGACTCGATTACCGGCTACCTCAGCCTCTACAAACAAACGTCAACCGGGCGCTTGCTCTTGCTGCCTGCCTTCTTGGCCACTGGATCGACACCCAGCGACCCTGGAGCCGCCGAACCGGTTGCGATTGAAGCCGGGCGCTTCGACGCCGATGCGCTCCCCGACCTGGCTGTCGCTCTGGCCGGCGAAGATGCGATCGGCATTCACCTCAACAACGGCAACCCGACCCAGCTGCCGTTCGGTAACGGCATCCAGTTCCCTACCGGACCGGGACCGATCAACTTGCGCGCGGCCGACTTCGACGGCGACGGCAAACTCGATATCGTCGTGCTAACCTCCGACGGCTTGGTGTGCCTGCACCGCAATACCAGCACCGTCGCCGGCAGCGTGTCGTTCGCGCCGGTCACTTGCCTCCCCATGGTCAACGACCCCGTCTCGCTTGGTGGCGGCAATGGCCCGGCACTCACGCTCGGCGACTTCAATCACGACGGCCTTGTTGACATCGCTGCGCTGGATGCGCCGCCGAACCAGCCGGGCCATGTTGCGGTGCGTCTCGGCAATGGCGACGGCACCTTCAGCCCGGTCGTGCTGAGCCCAGCGCTCGCCAACGACCCGAACGCGCTGGCCGCTGGCGACCTCAACAGCGATGGCTTCAGCGACCTGGCCGTCGTCGACACCGACCCCGTCACCGGCGGCGCATCACTTTCCGTCATCCTGACCAACGGCATCGCGCCCGCGTTCACGCCGACGCCGACGCCGACGACCACCGGCACACCCACGCGCACCGGCACCCCGACCCGGACACCGACACCGACACGCACGCCGACAAGGACTGGAACGCCGACGAAAACCGGAACCCCGACCAAGACCGGCACAGCGACCCGCACCGTACCGACAGCCACTCCGACCGCCACCCGTACCCCGACCCCCACCAATACGCCTTCGGCAACGCCCCGCCCCGCCCGCGGCGACGCCAACTGCGACGGTCTCGTCAATGCGAACGACTTGCCAATCTTGCTCGATCGCCTATTCGACCCGCGCGTCGCACCGCAATGCGACGGAGCCGATGCGAACGATGACGGCAGCTTCACCGCGCCCGACGTTTCGAAGTTGCTCGAACTCTTGAGCGGACCCTAA